One Spinacia oleracea cultivar Varoflay chromosome 4, BTI_SOV_V1, whole genome shotgun sequence DNA segment encodes these proteins:
- the LOC110784295 gene encoding phospholipase D alpha 1: MAQILMHGTLHVTIYEAQDLHHGNKPGVFRKLMANIEETVGVGKGTPKMYATIDLERARVGRTRMIENEPLNPRWYESFHIYCAHLASNIIFTVKDDNPIGATLIGRAYVPVEEIIDGEEVDKWVEILDKEKNPLDSGAKIHVKLQYFEIAQEKSFNHGIKSGKYPGVPYTFFPQRKGCKVSLYQDAHVPDNFIPKIPLAGGKYYEPHRCWEDIFDAITNAKHMIYITGWSVYTEISLVRDSRRPKPGGDMTVGELLKKKANEGVKVCMLVWDDRTSLNLLKKDGLMGTHDQQTEEFFRDTEVHCVLCPRNPDNGGSIVQDLQISTMFTHHQKIVVVDSAMPGGDSEQRRLVSFVGGIDICDGRYDTPFHSLFRTLDTAHHDDFHQPNFPDGAITKGGPREPWHDIHSRLEGPIAWDVLFNFEQRWRKQGGKDVLVALRELNDIIPPSPVTFHDDPETWHVQLFRSIDGGAAFGFPDTPEDAAKAGLVSGKDNIIDRSIQDAYIHAIRRAKNFIYIENQYFLGSSFAWEQSDDITNEEIGALHLIPKELSLKIVSKIEAGERFTVYIVLPMWPEGIPESASVQAILDWQRRTLSMMYKDIIAALRAQGSDEDPRNYLTFFCLANREVKKSGEYEPSEQPEPDSNYEKAQQNRRFMIYVHSKMMIVDDEYIIVGSANINQRSMDGARDSEIAMGAYQPHHLVTRNQPAQGQIHGFRMSLWYEHLGMLDDTFTHPERSDCAEKVNRAADKYWDLYSSESLERDLPGHLLRYPIGITSEGDITELPGSEFFPDTKARVLGTKSDYLPPILTT; the protein is encoded by the exons ATGGCGCAGATATTGATGCACGGAACTTTACATGTAACGATATACGAAGCTCAGGATCTTCACCATGGTAACAAACCTGGTGTTTTCCGCAAG CTTATGGCAAATATTGAGGAGACTGTTGGTGTTGGGAAAGGTACCCCTAAAATGTATGCAACTATTGATCTCGAAAGGGCTAGAGTTGGGAGAACTAGAATGATAGAAAATGAACCTTTGAACCCCAGATGGTATGAGTCATTTCATATATACTGTGCACATTTGGCTTCAAATATTATTTTCACTGTGAAAGATGATAATCCTATTGGAGCAACATTGATTGGTAGAGCATATGTACCTGTTGAGGAAATCATTGATGGGGAAGAAGTTGacaaatgggttgaaattcttGATAAAGAGAAGAACCCTCTAGATAGTGGTGCTAAGATTCATGTGAAGTTGCAATATTTTGAAATAGCCCAAGAAAAGAGTTTCAATCATGGTATTAAAAGTGGAAAATATCCTGGAGTTCCATACACATTTTTCCCACAGAGGAAAGGATGTAAGGTCTCTCTGTACCAGGATGCTCATGTCCCAGATAACTTTATTCCAAAAATACCTCTTGCTGGTGGTAAGTATTATGAGCCTCACAGGTGTTGGGAAGATATTTTTGATGCAATTACCAATGCAAAACACATGATTTACATTACTGGATGGTCTGTGTACACTGAGATTTCCTTGGTAAGGGATTCAAGGAGACCAAAGCCTGGTGGTGATATGACCGTCGgcgagctgcttaagaagaaGGCAAATGAAGGTGTGAAGGTCTGCATGCTTGTGTGGGATGACCGAACATCTCTTAATTTGTTGAAGAAGGATGGTTTGATGGGAACACATGATCAACAAACTGAGGAATTCTTTCGTGATACTGAGGTTCATTGTGTCTTGTGTCCTCGAAACCCTGATAATGGTGGAAGCATAGTTCAGGATCTACAGATTTCTACTATGTTTACTCATCACCAGAAGATTGTTGTGGTTGACAGTGCGATGCCTGGTGGAGACTCGGAGCAGAGGAGGCTGGTGAGTTTTGTTGGAGGTATTGATATTTGTGATGGGAGGTATGATACTCCTTTCCATTCACTATTTAGGACACTCGACACTGCACATCATGATGATTTCCATCAACCTAACTTTCCCGATGGTGCAATTACAAAAGGCGGGCCTAGGGAACCTTGGCACGACATTCACTCCCGTCTTGAAGGACCAATTGCTTGGGATGTCTTATTCAATTTTGAACAGAGATGGAGAAAGCAGGGCGGGAAAGATGTACTGGTTGCATTGAGGGAACTTAATGATATTATACCTCCCTCACCAGTCACTTTCCATGATGACCCTGAAACTTGGCATGTTCAGTTGTTTAGATCAATAGATGGTGGTGCTGCTTTTGGTTTCCCCGACACACCTGAAGATGCTGCCAAAGCAGGACTTGTCAGTGGTAAGGATAACATTATTGATCGAAGCATCCAAGATGCATATATCCATGCAATTCGCCGAGCTAAGAATTTCATATATATTGAAAATCAGTATTTCCTTGGAAGCTCTTTTGCATGGGAACAGTCAGATGATATCACGAATGAAGAAATAGGAGCCTTACATTTGATTCCCAAAGAACTCTCCTTAAAGATAGTTAGCAAAATCGAAGCAGGTGAGAGGTTTACTGTTTACATAGTTCTTCCTATGTGGCCAGAGGGAATACCGGAAAGTGCATCAGTTCAGGCTATATTAGACTGGCAAAGGAGGACTCTGTCAATGATGTACAAGGATATTATTGCTGCTTTACGGGCTCAGGGTAGTGATGAGGACCCAAGGAACTATTTGACATTTTTCTGCTTAGCCAACCGAGAGGTGAAGAAGAGTGGTGAATATGAACCTTCAGAACAGCCTGAACCGGACTCTAACTATGAAAAAGCCCAGCAGAATCGACGTTTTATGATCTATGTCCATTCCAAAATGATGATTG TTGATGATGAATACATTATTGTTGGATCTGCCAACATCAACCAAAGATCAATGGATGGTGCAAGGGACTCAGAAATAGCCATGGGGGCTTACCAACCACACCACTTGGTAACAAGGAACCAACCGGCACAGGGTCAAATTCATGGTTTCCGAATGTCCCTGTGGTATGAGCATCTTGGCATGCTTGATGACACGTTCACGCATCCCGAAAGAAGCGATTGCGCCGAGAAGGTAAACCGAGCTGCAGACAAATACTGGGATCTCTATTCAAGCGAGTCTCTTGAGCGTGATTTGCCAGGTCATCTGCTTCGTTACCCTATTGGTATAACTAGTGAAGGAGATATCACAGAGCTTCCAGGGTCTGAGTTCTTCCCTGATACCAAGGCACGGGTACTTGGTACTAAATCTGACTATCTCCCACCAATCTTGACTACCTAA